TTGAGATCGCCTCGTCATCCGTGCATGAGGACGGAGCGGTTTTCGGCGCGCTGGACAGGGTTGAACAGGCGGTTGATGTCCTGTTGATGCGCTATCCCCATGTGAAGGTGATCCCGATTATCACCACTTGCTCAACCGAGGTTATCGGCGATGATGTGGACGGCGTCGTCATCAAGCTGAATGAAGAATTGTTGAAAGAGAAGTTTCCCGACCGCGAGATCCACCTCATTCCGATCCATTCGCCCAGCTTTGTCGGCAGCATGGTCAGCGGCTACGATGTGGCCGTCAGAGACTTTGTGAAATATTTCGCTGAAAAAAGCGAACCGAACGGCAAGCTGAATGTGATTACCGGCTGGGCCAATCCCGGCGATGTCACCGCGATTAAACATCTGCTGGCGGAAATGCAGATAGAGGCCACCGTGCTGTTTGAGATAGAGAATTTTGATTCTCCGCTGATGCCTTCCGGCAATACGGTTTCGCACGGCAATACCACCATTGAAGATTTAACCGGTACGGCGAATGCGCTGGGTACGATTGCGCTGAACCGCTATGAAGGGGGCAAGGCGGCCCGCTATCTGGAAGATAAATTCGGCATACCGACCATTATCGGGCCTTCTCCCATCGGCATCCGTAATACCGACACCTTTCTGCAAAATCTCAAGCAGATGACGGGGAAACCCATTCCGCCTGCGCTGGTGCGTGAACGCGGGATCGCCATTGATGCGTTAACCGATCTGGTTCATATGTTCCTCGCCGATAAACGGGTGGCGATTTACGGCAATCCCGATCTGGTCATTGGGCTGGCCGAGTTTTGTCTGGATCTGGAAATGAAGCCGGTGCTGTTGCTGCTGGGGGACGACAACGCCGGTTATGAAAGCGATCCGCGCGTGCTGGCGCTACAGGAAAAAGTCGATTACGGCATGGAAATCATTACCAACGCCGACCTGTGGGAACTGGAGAAACGCATTACCCAACAGTCGCTTAAGCTGGATTTGATCCTGGGTCATTCCAAAGGGCGCTTTACGGCGATCGATAACCAGATCCCGATGGTCAGAGTGGGCTTCCCGACTTATGACCGGGCCGGACTGTATCGCCATCCGGTGGTGGGTTATGCCGGCGCCATCTGGCTGGCCGAGCAGATAGCGAATGCGCTGTTCACCGATATGGAATACAAGAAAAACAAAGAGTGGATTTTGAACGTCTGGTAACGGCGGATCGCTATCATCTTCCCCGCCGCATGCGCCGGGGAAGATCGTTTTCCTCTTGGTTCGAACGGGGTGCTGTTATGTCGAAATATATTTTTGAAACAGATGAGAAACGGTTCACGCGCTGTTATCAGGATGCGCAGTGTTATCACCGGCGGGCTGAACTGTTTGCCGGGCAGCAACAGTCGCCCAGTCTGGTGTTTAATGTGGCCGCCATTGCCGTAGAGAACTATCTGATCGCCCTGTGCGCACGCTATGGCGAAATGCCGTTCAATCACAATTACAGCAGCTTGCTTGCCTCGGTGAATGAGGCGATGCCGGAGCCGTTGTCCCCGGCGCTCTGTGACGGCATTCGCTACCTGGACAATATTTTCGGTATCTGTTCCGTAGACAACTATCACCATGGCGCGCCGGACAGCAAGGATAAAGAGGCGATTTTAGCGATTTGCAACGCGCTTTCGATGCAGCTAAAAGCGGTGGCATAGCGCGCCGGTTTACTCTCGCAAAAAACAGACAGGAGCAAGCATGGTGTCCAGCAGCGCAACAATAATGGCGGAAGGCTTTCCTCACGGTGAGATGCGCC
This window of the Brenneria goodwinii genome carries:
- the anfK gene encoding Fe-only nitrogenase subunit beta; translated protein: MSCELKTKDRVGVINPIFTCQPAGVQYASIGIKDCIGIVHGGQGCVMFVRLLISQHLKESFEIASSSVHEDGAVFGALDRVEQAVDVLLMRYPHVKVIPIITTCSTEVIGDDVDGVVIKLNEELLKEKFPDREIHLIPIHSPSFVGSMVSGYDVAVRDFVKYFAEKSEPNGKLNVITGWANPGDVTAIKHLLAEMQIEATVLFEIENFDSPLMPSGNTVSHGNTTIEDLTGTANALGTIALNRYEGGKAARYLEDKFGIPTIIGPSPIGIRNTDTFLQNLKQMTGKPIPPALVRERGIAIDALTDLVHMFLADKRVAIYGNPDLVIGLAEFCLDLEMKPVLLLLGDDNAGYESDPRVLALQEKVDYGMEIITNADLWELEKRITQQSLKLDLILGHSKGRFTAIDNQIPMVRVGFPTYDRAGLYRHPVVGYAGAIWLAEQIANALFTDMEYKKNKEWILNVW